The genomic DNA GTGACAGGAGAAATGTTTTGTGATATGGAAAGCGGGATCCTTGCGGGACTTTTTGAGAAAGTGACCGGCAAAAAGGCAAAATCAACCCAGACAAAGAGCTGGTCCGTAGGTTACAATTACTGCGAATTCGACATCATCCTTTACTGAGACTTCCAGTGGAAGACGAGATTCGTGAACTAGTAAAAAACAAAGAAAGACTCGAACTAGTCATATCGGAAGAAAAAGAGCTCTCCGAAGTAAGAAGGAAACTATTGGAAAAAAGTCTTAAGGAAATGGAAGAGCTTTATGCCTCACTCAAAGAAAAACTTGAAGATTTAAAGCAAAAAGATTTGAAAATAAGGGAAATCGCTGAGAAACTTGAAAGAGCGAACAAGCTCTCTCTTATGGGAGAAATAACCGGGGCCATAGCGCATCAGATAAAAAATCCTCTTATCGCAATCCAAGGCTTCGCAAAAAGAATCCAGGATACCGAAAACTTGGACAAAATCAAATCCTACGCGAAGATCATACTGGAGTCCGCAGAAAAGCTAACGGAGGTTCTATCAAGACTTTTAGAATTTTCGCGAATGGAGAACCCAAAGAAAGAATGGATAAACATCAATCGGTTAATTTTGGACACACTTGGATTTTTTGAACACCATCTTACACGGTTTAAAAAAATCGAACTTAATCTCGAACTTGCTGAAAACCTTCCGGATCTACATGTCGACAAGATTCATATCCAACAGGTTCTTGCAAATCTTCTAGTGAATGCGGCTCAGGCTATGCCGGATGGAGGGCCTATAGTTATAAAGACCGGTAAGGACGATGAAGGTGTTTACTTTGCCGTGATTGACAGGGGCAAAGGAATTCCGGAAGAGGTGCGAGATAAGTTATTTGAACCTTTTTACACCACTAAGCCCAAAAACGAGGGTACCGGTTTAGGTCTTGCTATCTGCAAAAGGCTTGTGGAGGCAAATGGGGGCCGAATAAGTTTTGAGACCGAAGAAGGCCGCGGTACTAAATTTTTCGTTCATTTCCCTGTGGGTCAGAACTCAAACTCCATACCGTCGTAAGCAGCTATCACTTCAATTCCTGTTGCTCTTTTTACTTCTTCCGCAATAGTGTGCGGTTTTTGTCGGATAAGACTCATTCCGAAATGCGTCATAATTGCTGTCTTTGGCCTGATTTTTTCTATGAGTCTTTTGAAGTCCTCTACG from Thermodesulfobacteriota bacterium includes the following:
- a CDS encoding ATP-binding protein translates to MEDEIRELVKNKERLELVISEEKELSEVRRKLLEKSLKEMEELYASLKEKLEDLKQKDLKIREIAEKLERANKLSLMGEITGAIAHQIKNPLIAIQGFAKRIQDTENLDKIKSYAKIILESAEKLTEVLSRLLEFSRMENPKKEWININRLILDTLGFFEHHLTRFKKIELNLELAENLPDLHVDKIHIQQVLANLLVNAAQAMPDGGPIVIKTGKDDEGVYFAVIDRGKGIPEEVRDKLFEPFYTTKPKNEGTGLGLAICKRLVEANGGRISFETEEGRGTKFFVHFPVGQNSNSIPS